A window of the Acidithiobacillus thiooxidans ATCC 19377 genome harbors these coding sequences:
- a CDS encoding efflux RND transporter permease subunit, with amino-acid sequence MRVYLHFLWSNRFSILLSALLLLGAGWFALQNLPESVFPNVNFPRVAVLVNDGSLPVKFMEVEVTKPLEALAKGQPGVRLVRSQTGTGLSKLNIYFEPGTNPQTAYLMLQARLAQYRLPAGAQLRVIRMAPYTYPFAEYALVSNQKSSSAMMPTFAFKIRPALLSIPGIYQVQGTGRGWPQVHVDLDPARLAQHHLSARQVINALQSAQGPFFSGVLHAYHQQLILATTARPENDQTLAALTLPLGPPDASGARTPLALGALGQVHTGPPPLLSEAAIPGYQHALIIDVLAQSGANDVSVAHAVQTRLNNLRKHLPPGVHLVPIYDLSHLISHSLRDVWIALGLGSLIAWLVVLAFLGRLDGALATLAVVPLALAATFLVLHMLGYGLNIMTLGGITAAIGALVDHAIVVVERGLHGLQGKASQRRQLALRRSADILPLMSLATLTSCLVFLPLLFLSGTLGLLFRHMALAIVIALLASQMVALLVTPILTAWLAGRVTSSSRRLHHAERWVRRHYSQWLIAGMRRPYWAILPVAILAGAAGLALTILPTAFLPHWDEGIISVPYRTQVGSSVAETTRIGRAFMQAALHNPNVQRASLMVGRGFEFRHAPANKGAITIVLKPDHHDSTETVMAELRKQYRSMAPNLIGLSLHQTMIVRLGNLSGAHAPLVVYLFGSDSSVLRGEGARLAAALKNSHDFASVNFKSPSAGPELEITPTPMAALYGITPPGIAEQLKARFWGRQAGFLLHGEQILPIRVKLVGQPQTPQTLSALPIQLPDGAMTSLSSIASLHIQGAIPFVTHQNLVPDAYMWLQPKPGEGLAQAARQTKKIITQMHLPGNITPVLGGYYRQQRQSFQQMALILAGALGLLLILLGFQFSSQRAAVAALLSIALAAPGSLLLLWICGLELDSTAFLGVLLVFAIAVNNVILIFARARQIGGTHPRPALVAFAARQRLRPILMTMLADVFGFLPLAIGIGHGTDLLKPLAIAVMGGLLLSIFMSLWLAPVLYSALMSSGQIDSNRKFDQQITQQ; translated from the coding sequence ATGAGAGTGTATCTGCATTTTCTCTGGAGCAATCGCTTCAGCATCTTACTCAGCGCCTTATTATTACTCGGTGCAGGCTGGTTTGCCCTGCAGAATCTTCCGGAAAGCGTCTTTCCGAATGTCAATTTTCCAAGAGTGGCGGTCCTCGTCAATGACGGCAGTCTGCCCGTCAAGTTCATGGAAGTGGAGGTAACCAAGCCCCTGGAAGCGCTCGCAAAAGGTCAGCCAGGGGTGCGTCTGGTTCGCTCGCAAACCGGTACCGGCCTGAGCAAGCTCAATATTTATTTTGAACCAGGGACCAACCCGCAAACCGCATATCTGATGCTCCAGGCACGCCTGGCGCAATACCGCCTGCCCGCCGGTGCGCAATTGCGGGTGATCCGCATGGCACCCTATACCTATCCATTTGCTGAATATGCGCTGGTGTCCAATCAAAAGAGTAGTTCGGCAATGATGCCTACTTTTGCCTTTAAGATACGACCGGCTCTACTGTCCATTCCCGGGATCTATCAGGTGCAGGGCACCGGTCGCGGCTGGCCACAGGTGCATGTGGATCTGGATCCGGCACGGTTAGCGCAGCATCACCTCAGTGCCCGGCAGGTCATCAACGCCTTGCAATCCGCCCAAGGTCCATTTTTTTCTGGGGTTCTGCACGCCTATCATCAGCAGTTGATTCTGGCGACAACAGCGCGGCCTGAAAACGATCAGACCTTGGCTGCCTTGACCCTGCCACTGGGGCCACCCGATGCTTCCGGTGCCCGCACTCCGCTGGCCTTGGGCGCCCTGGGTCAGGTGCATACCGGGCCGCCCCCGCTGCTGAGTGAAGCAGCCATACCCGGTTATCAACACGCCCTGATCATTGACGTACTTGCACAGTCGGGCGCCAATGACGTCAGCGTCGCCCACGCCGTGCAAACACGTCTGAACAATCTGCGCAAACATCTCCCCCCGGGCGTCCATCTGGTACCCATTTATGATCTCAGCCACCTGATCAGCCATAGCCTGCGTGATGTCTGGATTGCCCTGGGACTCGGCAGCCTGATTGCCTGGCTGGTCGTATTGGCCTTTCTGGGACGTTTGGACGGAGCGCTGGCAACGCTGGCCGTGGTCCCTCTGGCCCTGGCTGCCACTTTTCTGGTTCTGCATATGCTCGGATATGGCCTGAATATCATGACCCTGGGGGGCATAACCGCAGCCATCGGTGCTTTGGTGGACCATGCCATCGTCGTGGTCGAACGCGGTCTCCATGGCCTGCAGGGTAAAGCTTCGCAGCGTCGCCAGTTGGCGTTGCGCCGCAGCGCCGACATCCTACCATTGATGAGTCTTGCCACCCTCACCTCCTGCCTGGTGTTTCTGCCCCTGCTCTTCTTATCGGGCACCCTGGGGCTGCTGTTCCGCCATATGGCATTGGCCATCGTCATTGCCCTGCTGGCATCACAAATGGTGGCCTTGCTGGTCACACCGATTCTGACAGCATGGCTCGCCGGTCGTGTGACCTCATCTTCCCGCCGTTTGCATCATGCAGAGCGCTGGGTGCGCCGGCACTACAGTCAATGGCTCATCGCCGGGATGCGCCGCCCTTATTGGGCCATTTTACCCGTCGCTATACTGGCAGGGGCCGCCGGACTGGCACTCACGATCCTGCCGACCGCTTTTCTCCCGCACTGGGATGAAGGCATTATTTCTGTACCCTATCGCACCCAGGTGGGCAGCAGCGTTGCCGAAACCACCCGGATCGGCCGCGCTTTCATGCAGGCGGCACTGCACAATCCCAATGTGCAGCGGGCGTCCCTTATGGTCGGTCGTGGTTTCGAGTTCCGTCATGCACCCGCCAACAAAGGTGCCATCACCATCGTCCTCAAACCGGATCATCACGACAGCACCGAAACCGTGATGGCAGAACTGCGCAAACAATACCGCAGCATGGCCCCCAATCTGATCGGACTGTCTTTGCATCAGACCATGATTGTCCGTCTGGGAAACCTCTCGGGCGCACATGCCCCCCTGGTAGTTTATCTGTTTGGCTCCGATTCCAGCGTTTTGCGTGGTGAAGGCGCACGGCTGGCTGCCGCCCTGAAAAACAGTCATGATTTTGCATCAGTCAACTTCAAGTCCCCATCGGCTGGGCCTGAGTTGGAAATCACCCCCACGCCCATGGCCGCACTTTATGGCATTACCCCGCCGGGCATTGCTGAGCAGCTCAAGGCCCGTTTCTGGGGAAGACAAGCGGGTTTTTTGCTGCATGGCGAACAAATACTGCCTATTCGCGTTAAACTGGTGGGGCAGCCACAGACCCCGCAGACCTTGTCCGCGCTGCCTATCCAACTGCCCGACGGGGCCATGACCTCTCTTTCCAGCATTGCTTCCCTGCACATTCAAGGTGCCATTCCTTTTGTGACTCATCAGAATCTGGTGCCTGATGCTTACATGTGGTTACAACCAAAGCCGGGAGAAGGCCTGGCCCAGGCTGCCCGTCAGACCAAAAAAATCATCACCCAAATGCACTTGCCCGGCAACATCACCCCGGTACTGGGTGGTTACTATCGACAACAGCGGCAAAGCTTTCAGCAGATGGCGTTGATTCTGGCTGGTGCACTGGGTTTACTGTTGATCCTGCTGGGATTTCAGTTCAGCAGTCAACGCGCCGCCGTGGCGGCGCTTCTTTCCATCGCCTTGGCCGCACCGGGCTCCCTGCTTTTGTTATGGATTTGTGGATTGGAACTCGACAGTACGGCTTTTCTGGGCGTGTTGCTGGTTTTTGCCATTGCCGTCAACAATGTCATTCTGATTTTTGCACGTGCGCGCCAAATTGGGGGTACCCATCCCCGCCCGGCTTTGGTGGCCTTTGCTGCGCGACAGCGCCTGCGCCCCATCCTCATGACCATGCTCGCGGATGTTTTCGGGTTTTTACCTCTGGCCATTGGCATTGGCCATGGCACGGATTTACTGAAGCCTTTGGCCATTGCGGTCATGGGTGGGTTGCTGCTCTCGATATTCATGTCTTTATGGTTGGCGCCCGTACTGTATAGCGCTTTGATGTCCAGCGGCCAGATTGACTCAAATCGAAAGTTTGATCAGCAAATAACTCAGCAATGA
- a CDS encoding YidH family protein, whose protein sequence is MERTYLSYLKFMFIAFGTGILSKKMILLLAALHFYGLIPFFQDLYKLLTWPVLILLFMVFYFFVRDLRYINRGAPVTAKEIQDPRIYFSAERTFLSWIRTGISIVIFGFVMEKFDFFLTKLALMMHRVITLHASFSGMSIIFLVLGIINIAVGLGGFMLTVYQVEHGAYHPHHKLYGFYGLSLLVCLSLLSYLLIKLSI, encoded by the coding sequence ATGGAAAGAACTTACCTGTCTTACTTGAAATTTATGTTTATAGCTTTTGGTACAGGTATTCTTTCTAAAAAAATGATCTTGTTACTGGCTGCTTTGCATTTTTATGGGCTGATTCCTTTTTTTCAGGACTTGTATAAGCTTTTGACCTGGCCAGTGCTGATTTTGTTATTTATGGTTTTTTATTTTTTTGTGCGTGATCTGCGCTATATCAATCGTGGTGCCCCGGTCACTGCCAAAGAAATTCAGGATCCACGTATTTATTTTTCGGCGGAGCGCACTTTTCTTTCATGGATCAGAACCGGGATCAGCATTGTAATTTTTGGTTTTGTGATGGAAAAGTTCGATTTTTTTCTGACCAAGCTGGCGCTGATGATGCACCGGGTGATTACGTTGCATGCGAGCTTCTCAGGAATGAGCATTATTTTCCTGGTATTGGGGATTATCAATATTGCTGTTGGACTCGGTGGATTTATGCTCACCGTTTATCAGGTAGAGCATGGTGCGTATCATCCCCACCACAAATTATATGGGTTTTATGGCTTGTCTTTGTTGGTCTGTTTGTCATTGCTGAGTTATTTGCTGATCAAACTTTCGATTTGA
- a CDS encoding efflux RND transporter periplasmic adaptor subunit, producing MKFLPYFYRASLPYCFSIFSGILLLLSVHNAWGAGIPVRTAPVRVSAAIQQSALLAQVESNGAATLTAPVTGRVLGPLLPDGPVTAGTIIARIASPGLQSSIQTAQKQIAFSQGQYLRDQKLYQDGVIAQQNVATSRLTLAEAQSHLRILQAQAAQQTLSAPFAGSLHYLVPAGAVVNFGTAIATLDGRGKPWAQAYVTPSLARNLRPGSTVVLHGADWHGLGQVRSVGQSARHLGLVSVYIDLPVQSRALPGEWLQAEVQQVQGRAVQIPTAAVVMHAAQIEVFVIRKGKAMAVPVHIIASQAGQSWVQGALRTGEQVIVSANDRLLSGTPVQEQQP from the coding sequence ATGAAATTTTTACCATATTTTTACCGGGCATCGCTACCTTACTGCTTCAGCATTTTTTCAGGCATTCTGCTCCTCTTGAGCGTTCATAACGCCTGGGGGGCTGGCATACCCGTGCGGACGGCTCCAGTCAGGGTAAGTGCTGCCATTCAGCAAAGCGCCCTGCTGGCCCAGGTTGAAAGTAATGGTGCCGCCACTTTGACAGCCCCCGTTACCGGACGCGTCCTCGGTCCGCTGCTCCCCGATGGACCCGTAACTGCCGGAACGATCATCGCCAGAATCGCGTCACCCGGGTTGCAGAGCAGCATCCAGACCGCACAAAAACAGATTGCCTTTTCTCAAGGACAGTATTTGCGCGACCAGAAATTGTATCAGGATGGCGTCATTGCCCAGCAAAATGTCGCAACCAGTCGTTTGACGCTGGCAGAGGCGCAATCTCATCTGCGCATTTTACAGGCGCAGGCCGCTCAACAAACCCTCAGTGCGCCCTTTGCAGGCAGCTTACATTATCTGGTTCCGGCTGGGGCCGTAGTCAATTTTGGAACAGCCATTGCGACCCTGGATGGTCGCGGAAAACCCTGGGCACAGGCCTATGTCACCCCCTCCCTCGCCCGAAACTTACGCCCCGGAAGTACCGTCGTTCTGCACGGTGCAGACTGGCACGGCCTGGGACAGGTCCGTTCCGTAGGACAAAGCGCCCGCCATCTGGGACTGGTGTCCGTCTATATTGATCTGCCAGTACAAAGCCGGGCGCTGCCCGGCGAATGGCTGCAGGCAGAAGTACAACAAGTTCAAGGCCGAGCCGTCCAGATTCCTACTGCCGCTGTGGTAATGCATGCCGCACAGATCGAAGTGTTTGTTATCCGCAAGGGCAAGGCCATGGCTGTTCCCGTACATATTATTGCCAGTCAGGCCGGGCAAAGTTGGGTACAGGGCGCTCTGCGAACCGGCGAGCAGGTCATCGTCAGCGCCAATGATCGCTTGCTCAGTGGCACCCCGGTACAAGAGCAACAACCATGA
- a CDS encoding TolC family protein: protein MLFQFIPNNRQSAAKNWLLVLSLGCISIGAHAAPLTLNQAINSALHNQALVQASQHQLEAQQDLSRSAEARLLPALSLNAATIWTQSRSGQPVFVSANGAREMLGQIRLHVPIYAPQTRALSKLSEDRVTIERFHLLQTRLSVAAQVSMTYYRLALSNNMIAIWRRALVTARQVFQATRDSYAAGTRSRLALKQAQLNLLRIQSKLKQTLAQSVAIRQVLALQTGLGSHLPTLAKISTPLKPLPDLSKIQSRAMQAQPLLRTADAQIQAAHAQLQFQQSVRLPVFSANAAYGVDTATIPHSAQLGWQASLSLQMPIFGFGRNRDQIAAAREQVAALQSAKSALQMQIRSRLAQDAGTARAASIALKDAGEIEHSAQAVYDMTRKGYLAGAESALSLQQAEDAWVQAQLQATNAMIRARLSRTQLILDSGFLPGQRASS, encoded by the coding sequence ATGCTTTTTCAATTTATACCGAATAATCGTCAGTCTGCTGCCAAAAATTGGCTACTGGTTTTAAGCTTGGGCTGCATATCGATTGGCGCCCATGCGGCCCCTCTGACGCTCAACCAGGCTATTAACAGCGCCCTGCATAATCAGGCCCTCGTTCAGGCAAGCCAGCACCAACTGGAAGCGCAACAAGATCTCAGTCGCAGTGCCGAAGCCCGACTGCTACCCGCTCTTTCCCTGAATGCGGCCACTATCTGGACCCAATCCCGCTCCGGTCAGCCCGTTTTTGTCAGTGCCAATGGCGCACGGGAAATGCTGGGACAAATCCGTTTGCATGTTCCCATTTATGCGCCGCAAACCCGGGCACTCAGCAAACTGAGCGAAGATCGGGTCACTATTGAGCGCTTTCATCTGCTGCAAACCCGCCTGTCAGTGGCCGCACAAGTGAGTATGACCTATTACCGGCTGGCTCTGAGTAATAATATGATCGCCATCTGGCGACGCGCCCTCGTTACTGCCAGGCAAGTATTTCAAGCCACCCGGGATAGTTATGCTGCTGGTACCCGTTCCCGCCTGGCGCTGAAGCAGGCACAACTGAACCTGTTGCGCATCCAGAGCAAACTGAAACAAACCCTGGCCCAAAGTGTGGCCATACGCCAGGTTCTGGCCTTGCAAACCGGCCTTGGAAGCCATTTACCAACGCTGGCAAAAATCAGCACCCCACTCAAGCCGTTACCGGATTTATCCAAAATCCAGAGTCGAGCCATGCAGGCGCAGCCCTTACTCCGGACGGCTGATGCGCAAATTCAGGCGGCACACGCCCAATTGCAATTCCAACAAAGTGTCCGCTTACCGGTATTCAGTGCCAACGCCGCTTACGGAGTTGATACTGCGACCATACCGCATAGTGCGCAGTTAGGTTGGCAGGCCAGCCTCAGCCTGCAGATGCCCATTTTTGGCTTTGGTCGCAACCGCGATCAGATTGCAGCAGCCCGGGAACAGGTTGCGGCATTGCAGTCAGCTAAATCGGCTCTGCAAATGCAGATACGCAGCCGTCTGGCACAGGACGCCGGGACCGCCCGGGCGGCCAGCATTGCCCTGAAAGATGCCGGGGAAATCGAGCACAGTGCTCAGGCGGTGTACGACATGACCCGCAAGGGCTATCTGGCCGGTGCCGAGAGCGCATTATCCTTGCAACAAGCTGAAGATGCCTGGGTTCAGGCTCAGCTGCAGGCTACCAACGCGATGATTCGCGCCCGTTTAAGTCGCACGCAACTGATCCTGGACAGCGGCTTCCTGCCGGGACAGCGTGCATCCTCATGA
- a CDS encoding heavy metal response regulator transcription factor, with protein MKILVIEDESKTAAFLKKGFNELGYVVDVADNGVDGQHLAEIGEYEVIVLDLMLPQRDGWWVLQEIRKRHPDQPVILLTALDAVAQRVEGLRRGADDYLVKPFAFSELLARIHSILRRSNLRTEETIYYADLEMDLLRHKIWRAATPINLAPQEFRLLAYLMRFPGEVLTRTRIAEQVWDMHFESDSNVVDVAIRRLRRKVDDPFPDKLIHTLRGVGYVLELRH; from the coding sequence ATGAAAATTCTGGTTATTGAAGATGAATCTAAAACGGCTGCCTTTCTCAAAAAAGGATTCAACGAGCTAGGCTATGTGGTAGATGTTGCCGACAATGGCGTAGACGGCCAGCACCTCGCCGAAATCGGCGAATATGAAGTGATTGTGCTCGACCTGATGTTGCCGCAGAGGGATGGCTGGTGGGTTCTTCAGGAAATCCGTAAAAGGCATCCCGATCAGCCGGTCATTCTGCTGACCGCCCTGGATGCCGTAGCCCAGCGCGTGGAAGGTTTGCGCCGGGGCGCAGACGACTATCTGGTGAAACCCTTTGCTTTTTCAGAATTACTAGCCAGAATTCACAGTATTCTGAGACGCAGTAATCTGCGTACGGAAGAGACCATTTATTACGCCGATCTGGAAATGGATCTGCTCCGCCACAAAATCTGGCGTGCCGCCACGCCCATAAACCTGGCCCCTCAGGAATTCCGCCTGCTGGCCTACCTCATGCGCTTTCCCGGCGAAGTGCTGACCCGCACCCGCATTGCCGAGCAGGTCTGGGATATGCATTTTGAAAGTGATAGTAATGTTGTGGACGTTGCCATTCGCCGCCTGCGCCGAAAAGTGGACGATCCCTTTCCGGACAAATTGATCCATACTTTACGAGGGGTTGGCTATGTTCTTGAACTACGTCATTAA
- a CDS encoding multicopper oxidase domain-containing protein: MTKPASAEPSSASHISRRQFLTYGAGTAALLALPSAVAMNMSGMNMAGVHGKSSPLPKPVFSGALPIPPVYTGVMGRDKVREFHLHMADGHSVLSDGLKTATWGYNGAVLGPALRIPRGQPLRLYVHNHLDQSTTTHWHGAHVPGTMDGGPQSLILPGKTWTYGYTIDQPEATLWYHPHPAGRTGPHVYGGLAGLYLVEDGTDRRLGLPHHWGIDDIPVIVQDRLLDAQGKLVYMPQAMDVMGMKGNRFLINGRESPVLHVPAQWVRLRLLNASNARLYNFALSGDRAFYVIASDAGYLEAPVKVQRLLLAPAERAEILLDLRSLAGNTLALRSDSAAVVPGLSLHPMDSDHFDRSNFDLLEIHVGSATGSAGRLPDHLVAIPTMQADAPSRRFELRGMPMDKMSLAQRALENALHNGPAQMSMGIGRQPLFSINNQYMNMQVINQRLRLGSTEIWEVYNDAEMAHTFHVHGTSFQILSRNGKAPPAYENGWKDTLLIRRAETIRFIAHYGQPAPDDFPYMYHCHMLEHEDNGMMGQFTVS, translated from the coding sequence ATGACCAAACCCGCCAGCGCCGAACCATCCTCTGCGTCTCACATTTCCCGACGTCAGTTTCTGACTTATGGTGCCGGCACTGCAGCGCTGCTTGCCCTGCCGTCTGCCGTGGCCATGAATATGAGTGGCATGAATATGGCCGGAGTGCATGGCAAATCCTCGCCGTTACCCAAGCCGGTGTTTTCCGGCGCACTACCCATTCCGCCGGTATATACGGGAGTCATGGGGCGCGACAAGGTTCGGGAATTTCACTTGCACATGGCGGATGGTCATTCCGTTTTGAGTGATGGTCTCAAAACGGCCACCTGGGGTTATAACGGCGCTGTTTTAGGACCCGCCCTGCGCATCCCCAGAGGACAGCCGCTGCGGCTGTATGTGCACAATCACCTTGATCAGAGCACAACCACCCACTGGCATGGCGCGCACGTGCCCGGAACCATGGATGGTGGTCCGCAAAGCCTCATCCTGCCTGGAAAAACATGGACCTATGGCTATACGATTGATCAGCCCGAAGCCACCCTCTGGTATCATCCTCACCCTGCCGGCAGAACCGGACCGCATGTATACGGGGGGCTGGCGGGTCTGTATCTGGTGGAGGACGGCACTGATCGGCGACTGGGTCTCCCCCACCATTGGGGGATAGATGACATTCCGGTTATCGTCCAGGACCGCCTGCTCGATGCGCAGGGCAAACTGGTTTATATGCCTCAGGCCATGGACGTCATGGGGATGAAGGGTAACCGCTTTCTCATCAATGGTCGCGAATCTCCCGTCCTGCATGTTCCGGCACAGTGGGTCAGATTACGCCTGCTCAATGCCTCCAATGCCCGCCTTTACAATTTTGCCCTGAGTGGAGATCGGGCGTTTTATGTCATTGCAAGTGATGCCGGCTATCTTGAGGCGCCGGTGAAGGTGCAGAGATTACTTCTGGCACCGGCTGAACGCGCCGAAATCCTCCTCGATTTGCGCTCACTTGCAGGCAATACATTGGCGTTACGCAGTGATTCTGCCGCGGTGGTTCCCGGACTCAGCCTACATCCCATGGACAGCGATCATTTTGATCGCAGCAATTTTGATCTCCTGGAAATTCATGTCGGTTCTGCCACAGGCTCAGCTGGACGCTTGCCCGATCACCTGGTAGCCATCCCCACCATGCAGGCGGATGCGCCGTCGCGCCGTTTCGAGCTCAGGGGCATGCCTATGGACAAAATGTCTCTCGCCCAAAGGGCTCTGGAGAACGCTCTGCACAACGGTCCGGCGCAAATGTCCATGGGGATCGGTCGCCAACCGCTGTTTTCCATCAATAATCAGTACATGAATATGCAGGTCATCAATCAGCGTCTGCGCCTGGGAAGCACGGAAATCTGGGAGGTCTACAACGATGCGGAGATGGCCCACACTTTTCATGTTCATGGCACTTCGTTTCAGATACTGTCCCGCAATGGCAAGGCGCCTCCTGCTTATGAAAATGGCTGGAAAGACACCTTGCTGATCCGGCGTGCTGAAACCATACGTTTTATTGCCCACTATGGGCAGCCCGCCCCCGACGACTTCCCCTATATGTATCATTGCCACATGCTGGAACACGAGGACAATGGCATGATGGGGCAGTTTACCGTGAGCTGA
- a CDS encoding winged helix-turn-helix domain-containing protein — MFFHSIIPFISVHLHWIVVEGLAWLHMPTAKSMFKSDPDIVVLSPQSDHHESRLLQSINLHTAYIVQTVTSALDCEKLLNHSNRPVLITNGWNDKIRELLLVLQKNYGSDLPFLVMAEANNALLGSLAEDAIHSGAQTFIPWSLGTAPLLAYLHRLLEPVPSSGCSAAERIKSTHISINHKARIVNIDDQKIYLPSNLYALFCCMVQNPGEALSYQQLTQALKNGRKVFIAPNTLVVKVYRLRRLFEHTGLHHWMETVPGFGYRYSGPKIRIMD, encoded by the coding sequence ATGTTTTTTCATTCTATAATCCCCTTCATTTCCGTTCATCTGCACTGGATTGTGGTGGAAGGACTGGCCTGGCTACATATGCCCACAGCAAAAAGCATGTTCAAAAGTGATCCGGATATTGTCGTGTTATCCCCGCAAAGTGATCACCATGAATCCAGACTGTTGCAAAGCATAAATCTTCATACCGCTTATATAGTTCAGACGGTAACATCCGCTCTGGATTGCGAAAAACTGCTGAATCATTCAAACAGACCCGTCCTCATCACCAATGGCTGGAATGATAAAATCAGGGAGTTACTGCTGGTCTTGCAAAAAAACTATGGATCCGATCTGCCATTTTTAGTCATGGCCGAGGCGAACAATGCGCTTCTGGGCAGCCTTGCCGAAGATGCCATTCACTCCGGCGCCCAGACTTTTATTCCCTGGAGCCTGGGTACGGCGCCTCTCCTGGCCTATCTGCACAGGTTGCTGGAACCGGTTCCATCATCAGGCTGCAGCGCAGCAGAGCGGATCAAATCCACGCACATATCGATCAATCATAAGGCGCGGATAGTCAATATCGATGATCAAAAAATATATCTCCCCAGCAATTTGTACGCCCTCTTCTGCTGTATGGTCCAGAATCCCGGCGAAGCATTGTCTTATCAGCAACTTACACAAGCGCTGAAAAATGGCAGAAAAGTATTTATTGCCCCTAACACGCTGGTCGTAAAGGTATATCGGCTCAGACGCCTGTTTGAACATACCGGTTTACATCACTGGATGGAAACCGTTCCGGGATTCGGGTATCGCTATAGCGGCCCCAAAATACGCATCATGGATTAG
- a CDS encoding heavy metal sensor histidine kinase codes for MFLNYVIKILKRPGRSMAVRLTLWYALLSTILIAVAGAALYWILAEQLRAADSQILISKIHAIHTAMRNSTDHFSELLHEIQMESNTIRGVYIWVSRSQEGIIARGRSDNPLLDSNKPFDRKPKAFEPQQWHWKVKKHEHFQVMAQRFAGQPASIIYVAIRTSESEHFLAFYRYALALSIILALFIAILAGYLIARRGLRPVHQLASLVDELSASQLHRRIAGDNWPSELATLAENFDRLLERLEDSFARISRFSADIAHELRTPIHILRGEGELALSRNRSIPEYQACIASAMDEYERLSRMVDALLFLARAEQDHNALDKQQLDIHQEMASLCSFYQAMADEQDVTLNNDAQGSITANSDLLRRAVSNLLSNALRHTPAGGSIRIYCEQSREQVQLIVSDTGSGIADADLDRVFDRFYSADAARMRRGQGTGLGLAIVQSIVHLHGGKIRLKSVAGKGTTAILSFPIISKDNNDDNII; via the coding sequence ATGTTCTTGAACTACGTCATTAAAATCTTAAAGCGTCCGGGGCGCTCCATGGCGGTCCGGCTCACCCTCTGGTACGCCCTGTTGAGCACCATCCTGATTGCGGTAGCGGGCGCTGCCCTGTACTGGATTCTGGCTGAACAACTGCGTGCGGCCGACAGCCAGATTCTCATCAGTAAAATCCATGCCATACATACGGCCATGCGCAACAGCACCGATCACTTTTCCGAACTGCTTCATGAAATACAGATGGAGTCCAATACCATTCGCGGGGTATACATCTGGGTAAGCCGGTCACAGGAGGGCATTATTGCCCGGGGTCGCAGTGATAATCCTCTCCTCGACAGCAACAAGCCCTTTGACCGCAAACCCAAGGCTTTCGAGCCCCAACAATGGCACTGGAAAGTTAAAAAGCATGAACATTTTCAAGTGATGGCGCAACGCTTTGCAGGCCAGCCAGCCAGTATCATTTACGTGGCTATCCGCACCAGCGAAAGTGAACACTTTCTGGCTTTTTATCGTTACGCGCTCGCGCTATCGATTATTTTGGCGTTATTCATCGCGATACTGGCAGGGTATTTGATTGCCCGGCGTGGCTTGCGACCCGTCCATCAGTTGGCCAGCCTGGTGGACGAACTGAGCGCCAGCCAGTTGCATCGGCGCATTGCTGGAGATAACTGGCCCAGCGAACTCGCCACACTGGCCGAAAATTTTGACCGGCTGCTGGAAAGGCTGGAAGACTCCTTTGCCAGGATTTCCCGCTTCTCGGCAGACATTGCCCATGAGTTGCGCACGCCCATCCATATTTTACGCGGTGAGGGCGAGCTGGCACTCTCCAGGAACCGTAGCATCCCGGAATACCAGGCCTGTATCGCCTCCGCCATGGATGAATATGAACGCTTGTCGCGTATGGTAGATGCCCTTCTGTTTCTGGCCCGGGCAGAACAGGATCATAACGCGCTGGATAAGCAACAGCTGGACATTCATCAGGAAATGGCCTCTCTTTGCAGTTTTTATCAGGCAATGGCGGATGAACAGGATGTTACCCTGAACAATGATGCTCAGGGATCCATCACTGCAAACTCTGATCTCCTGCGCCGCGCTGTCAGTAATCTACTGAGTAATGCCCTGCGTCATACGCCAGCCGGTGGCAGCATCCGGATTTATTGTGAACAGTCCCGCGAGCAGGTCCAACTGATTGTTAGCGATACCGGATCGGGCATCGCCGATGCGGATCTTGACCGGGTATTTGACCGTTTTTACAGCGCAGATGCCGCACGCATGCGGCGTGGACAGGGAACCGGGCTGGGACTGGCCATTGTACAATCCATCGTGCATCTACATGGGGGTAAGATCCGCTTAAAAAGCGTTGCCGGAAAAGGGACGACGGCCATTTTATCTTTCCCGATAATTTCTAAGGATAACAATGATGACAACATAATATGA